A genomic segment from Gavia stellata isolate bGavSte3 chromosome 4, bGavSte3.hap2, whole genome shotgun sequence encodes:
- the SLC38A4 gene encoding sodium-coupled neutral amino acid transporter 4, producing the protein MDRMELQKVNIELDDQSNSGESLEDNYTELVDSEKAAIRSPFASDDAESQKFLTNGYLGKKKLEEYNDEYHQGRASFGMSSFNLSNAIMGSGILGLSYAMANTGIILFVVLLLSVAILSLYSVHLLLKISKEGGSLIYEKLGEKAFGWPGKCGVFISVTMQNIGAMSSYLFIIKYELPEVIRAFMKLEESSGEWYLNGNYLVILVTVGIILPLSLLKSLGYLGYTSGFSLTCMVFFVSAVIFKKSQIPCPLPIMDHGVENWTTTNYTVPMHLVMLPNESLSSGVNFMMDNTAGHLPGLEEPKDTSPKSGVEYEAHSDRSDMCQPKYFVFNSRTAYAIPILAFAFVCHPEVLPIYSELKDRSRKRMQNVSNISITGMLIMYLLAALFGYLTFYGEVEDELLHTYTKVYTFDTLLLSVRLAVLVAVTLTVPLVLFPIRSSISALLFPQRPFSWIRHFLIAAVILAFNNLLVIFVPTIKDIFGFIGASSATMLIFILPAAFYLRLVEKEPLRSPQKIGALIFLIVGIIFMIVSMTLIVMDWIYNPPSARHH; encoded by the exons ATGGATCGTATGGAGCTGCAAAAAGTCAACATCGAACTTGATGATCAGAGCAACAGTGGGGAAAGCCTTGAAGACAACTACACGGAGCTGGTTGATTCAGAAAAGGCTGCAATTAGGAG tccATTTGCTAGTGATGATGCAGAAAGTCAGAAGTTCCTTACAAATGGATATCTGGgtaaaaagaaattggaagaaTATAATGATGAATAT CACCAGGGCAGAGCTTCCTTTGGAATGTCCTCGTTCAACCTCAGCAACGCTATTATGGGCAGCGGCATCTTAGGGCTCTCCTATGCCATGGCCAACACGGGAATTATCCTTTTTGT AGTTCTGCTGCTCAGCGTAGCAATACTGTCACTCTACTCGGTCCACCTCTTATTGAAGATATCAAAAGAAGGAG gaTCACTAATATATGAAAAACTGGGAGAAAAGGCATTTGGCTGGCCTGGGAAGTGTGGTGTTTTCATTTCGGTTACAATGCAGAACATTGGAG cAATGTCAAGCTACctctttattattaaatatgaaCTTCCTGAAGTGATCAGAGCATTTATGAAACTTGAGGAGAGTTCTGG AGAATGGTATCTAAATGGGAACTACCTCGTCATACTTGTAACAGTTGGGATtattcttcccctctcccttctaAAGAGTTTAG GTTATCTTGGTTATACGAGTGGTTTTTCGCTGACCTGTATGGTTTTCTTTGTCAGTGCG GTAATATTCAAGAAATCTCAAATACCCTGTCCTCTCCCCATCATGGACCACGGGGTTGAAAACTGGACCACCACCAACTACACAGTGCCAATGCACCTGGTCATGTTACCAAATGAGTCTCTCAGTTCTGGTGTGAATTTCATGATGGACAACACAGCTGGGCACTTGCCGGGCCTTGAGGAGCCAAAAGATACCTCCCCCAAAAGTGGTGTAGAATACGAAGCACACAGCGACCGTAGTGACATGTGTCAGCCAAAATACTTTGTGTTCAACTCACGG ACTGCCTATGCAATACCCATCCTGGCATTTGCATTCGTATGCCACCCTGAGGTGCTACCAATATACAGTGAACTGAAAGA TCGTTCCCGAAAGCGGATGCAGAATGTCTCAAATATCTCCATCACTGGCATGCTTATCATGTATCTTCTGGCTGCCCTCTTTGGATATCTTACCTTCTACG GGGAAGTTGAAGATGAGCTACTTCATACATACACCAAAGTGTACACCTTTGACACTCTCTTGCTGTCAGTTCGCCTGGCAGTGCTGGTGGCTGTAACCCTGACTGTGCCCCTTGTCCTTTTCCCT ATCCGCTCATCTATCAGTGCGCTGCTGTTTCCCCAAAGGCCATTCAGCTGGATAAGGCATTTCCTGATTGCAGCAGTAATTCTTGCTTTTAATAACCTGCTTGTAATTTTTGTCCCGACTATTAAAGACATCTTCGGATTTATTG gTGCCTCTTCTGCTACAATGCTGATTTTcatcctccctgctgccttctACCTGCGGCTCGTTGAGAAGGAGCCCCTGAGGTCTCCCCAGAAGATCGGG GCTCTCATTTTTCTCATAGTTGGCATAATCTTCATGATTGTGAGTATGACTCTTATTGTAATGGACTGGATTTACAATCCCCCGAGTGCCAGACATCACTAA